The Vibrio nitrifigilis genome window below encodes:
- the sohB gene encoding protease SohB produces MEFLMDYGLFLAKIATIVVAIVVLLVIVKSVGGKHHSAKGELVVTNLTEKHKHTVEELEHHLHDDAFLKARHKAEKKAEKEKNKAREKDVKKSAKAGELVSTRAPYVFVLEFNGSIDAKEVGALREEITGILAVAQEGDEVLLRLESGGGMVHGYGLAASQLDRIKNAGLTLTISVDKIAASGGYMMACIADKIVSAPFAIVGSIGVVAQLPNFNKLLKKHDIEYEQLTAGEYKRTLTMFGENTDKARDKFKQELEETHVLFKDFIRTHRPELELDKVATGEHWFGTQALELGLVDEIKTSDDLVVDACKDKTVLAVQYVQKKKLTDKISGVAGEAADSVFLKLLNRGQRPIV; encoded by the coding sequence TTGGAATTTTTGATGGACTATGGTCTGTTTCTGGCCAAGATAGCGACGATTGTTGTTGCTATTGTTGTGTTGTTAGTCATCGTCAAATCCGTCGGTGGAAAACATCATAGTGCGAAAGGGGAATTAGTTGTTACTAACTTAACCGAAAAGCATAAACACACTGTTGAAGAGTTAGAGCACCATTTGCATGACGATGCATTTTTAAAAGCACGTCATAAAGCTGAAAAGAAAGCTGAAAAAGAGAAAAATAAAGCTCGAGAGAAAGACGTTAAAAAATCAGCGAAAGCGGGTGAATTAGTTTCTACTCGTGCTCCTTATGTTTTTGTCTTGGAATTTAATGGCAGTATCGATGCAAAAGAAGTTGGCGCTTTGCGTGAAGAAATCACAGGTATCTTAGCGGTTGCGCAAGAGGGTGATGAAGTGCTGCTGCGCTTAGAATCAGGTGGTGGCATGGTTCATGGCTATGGTTTGGCTGCGTCTCAATTAGATCGCATTAAAAACGCGGGTCTAACACTGACTATCTCAGTAGATAAAATTGCGGCAAGCGGTGGCTACATGATGGCATGTATCGCTGATAAAATCGTTTCTGCGCCCTTTGCTATTGTGGGATCAATTGGTGTGGTTGCACAGCTACCAAACTTCAACAAGTTGTTGAAAAAACATGATATTGAGTACGAACAGCTTACTGCAGGTGAGTATAAACGTACCTTAACTATGTTTGGTGAAAACACCGATAAAGCGCGCGATAAATTCAAACAAGAACTGGAAGAAACGCATGTTCTTTTTAAAGACTTTATCCGTACTCACCGCCCTGAACTAGAGCTTGATAAAGTGGCAACGGGTGAACACTGGTTTGGTACTCAAGCATTAGAGCTTGGTCTAGTCGATGAAATCAAAACATCAGACGACTTAGTGGTAGATGCCTGCAAAGATAAAACCGTTCTTGCGGTGCAATATGTGCAGAAGAAAAAGCTCACTGATAAAATTTCTGGTGTTGCTGGTGAAGCTGCCGACAGCGTATTTCTGAAACTTCTAAATCGCGGTCAACGCCCAATCGTATAA